A single region of the Glycine max cultivar Williams 82 chromosome 20, Glycine_max_v4.0, whole genome shotgun sequence genome encodes:
- the LOC100816792 gene encoding myosin-11, whose product MGTPVNIIVGSHVWIEDPEVSWIDGQVLKINGTDAEIEDTNGKKVVANLSKIYPKDMEAPPGGVDDMTKLSYLHEPGVLQNLKARYELNEIYTYTGNILIAINPFQRLPHIYGAHMMQQYKGAPFGELSPHVFAVADVAYRAMINEKKSNSILVSGESGAGKTETTKMLMQYLAFLGGRAGTEGRTVEQQVLESNPVLEAFGNAKTVRNNNSSRFGKFVEIQFDKSGRISGAAIRTYLLERSRVCQINDPERNYHCFYLLCAAPQEEIEKYKLGNPRSFHYLNQSKCYELADVSDAHEYLATRRAMDIVGISQKDQEAIFRVVASILHIGNIEFTKGKEVDSSVPKDDKSKFHLKTTAELLMCDADALEDALCKRVMITPEEVIKRSLDPQSAAISRDGLAKTIYSRLFDWLVDKINNSIGQDPNSKSLIGVLDIYGFESFKSNSFEQFCINFTNEKLQQHFNQHVFKMEQEEYTKEQINWSYIEFVDNQDVLDLIEKKPGGIIALLDEACMFPKSTHETFANKLYQTFKNNKRFIKPKLSRTDFTIAHYAGEVLYQSDQFLDKNKDYVVPEHQDLLSASKCSFVSGLFPPLPEETSKSSKFSSIGSRFKLQLQSLMDTLNSTEPHYIRCVKPNNQLKPAIFENVNIMQQLRCGGVLEAIRISCAGYPTRRAFFEFINRFGILATEAMEANCDEKTGCQKILEKMGLQGYQIGKTKVFLRAGQMAELDARRAQVLSNAAKVIQRRIRTHQARKHYLALRKKSIYVQSRWRGRLACKLYEHLRREAAARKIQKNVRRYEARKAYKELHVSALTLQTAIRAIAARNKFRFRKQTKASIIIQAWWRCHKAAIYYKRLSRGAIVTQCRWRGRIARKELRKLKMAARETGALQEAKDKLEKRVEELTWRLQLEKGLRTNLEESKAQEIAKVQNSLQEMQNKFEETNALLIKERENVKKVVEEAPPVIKETQVIVEDTQKIETLTAEVESLKTSLKSEKQKADDFERKYNEAQVCSEERGKKLEDTEKKTRQLQESLTRLEEKITNLESENQVLRQQAVSMAPNKFLSGRSRSVVQRTESGHIVPEAKTTLPSQEMHSTSMHRREPSDGLDDKPQKSLNEKQQENQELLIRCIAQHLGYAGNRPIAACIIYKCLLHWRSFEVERTSVFDRIIQTIGHAIETQDNNDILAYWLSNASTLLLLLQRTLKASGAAGMAPQRRRSSSATLFGRMTQSFRGAPAGVNLSLINGNTSRGVDTLRQVEAKYPALLFKQQLTAYVEKIYGMIRDNLKKEISPLLGLCIQAPRTSRASLVKGSSRSVANTEAQRALIAHWQGIVKSLGNFLNTLKANHVPPFLVRKVFTQIFSFINVQLFNSLLLRRECCSFSNGEYVKAGLAELEHWCYKATDEYAGSAWDELKHIRQAIGFLVIHQKPKKTLDEISHDLCPVLSIQQLYRISTMYWDDKYGTHSVSSDVISNMRVLMTEDSNNAVSNSFLLDDDSSIPFSVDDISKSMEQIDIADIEPPPLIRENSGFSFLLPRPD is encoded by the exons ATG GGGACTCCAGTGAATATTATTGTGGGTTCTCATGTCTGGATTGAAGACCCAGAGGTATCTTGGATTGATGGACAGGTATTAAAAATCAATGGAACGGATGCTGAAATTGAAGATACCAATGGAAAAAAG GTTGTtgcaaatttatcaaaaatatatCCTAAGGATATGGAAGCTCCTCCTGGTGGAGTGGACGATATGACTAAACTGTCCTACTTGCATGAGCCTGGAGTCCTGCAGAACTTAAAAGCTAGATATGAATTGAATGAAATATAT ACTTATACTGGAAATATTCTGATTGCAATAAATCCATTCCAAAGACTACCTCATATTTATGGTGCGCACATGATGCAACAATACAAGGGAGCTCCATTTGGGGAATTAAGCCCTCACGTGTTTGCAGTTGCTGATGTTGCATATAG GGCGATGATTAacgaaaaaaaaagcaattcaATTCTAGTCAGTGGGGAAAGTGGAGCTGGTAAAACTGAAACTACAAAAATGCTTATGCAATACCTTGCTTTCTTAGGTGGTAGGGCTGGTACCGAAGGGCGAACAGTTGAACAACAAGTTCTTGAA TCAAATCCAGTACTGGAAGCATTTGGGAATGCTAAAACTGTCAGGAATAACAATTCTAG CCGTTTTGGTAAATTTGTTGAGATCCAATTCGATAAAAGTGGAAGAATATCAGGAGCAGCCATCCGAACATATCTTCTAGAGAGATCTCGGGTTTGCCAAATTAATGATCCTGAAAGGAACTACCATTGCTTTTATCTTCTTTGTGCTGCACCACAGGAG GAAATTGAGAAATACAAATTAGGAAATCCTAGATCGTTTCACTACCTTAACCAGTCAAAATGCTATGAACTGGCTGATGTAAGTGATGCTCATGAATATCTTGCCACCCGAAGAGCTATGGATATTGTTGGAATAAGCCAAAAAGATCAG GAAGCCATTTTCAGAGTTGTTGCTTCAATTCTTCATATTGGTAATATTGAATTTACCAAAGGAAAAGAAGTTGATTCATCAGTTCCAAAAGATGACAAATCCAAATTCCACCTGAAAACAACTGCTGAGCTTCTCAT GTGTGATGCTGATGCCTTGGAAGACGCATTATGTAAGCGTGTCATGATCACCCCTGAAGAAGTTATAAAACGGAGCCTTGACCCCCAAAGTGCAGCAATCAGTAGAGATGGATTGGCAAAAACAATCTATTCTCGGCTATTTGACTG GTTGGTGGACAAGATTAATAATTCCATTGGACAAGACCCCAATTCTAAATCTTTGATTGGGGTCCTTGATATCTATGGTTTCGAAAGCTTTAAATCTAACAG TTTTGAGCAATTTTGCATTAATTTCACAAATGAGAAGTTGCAGCAACATTTCAACCAG CACGTGTTTAAAATGGAACAAGAAGAATATACAAAGGAGCAGATCAATTGGAGCTACATTGAATTTGTTGACAACCAAGATGTTTTGGACCTTATTGAGAAG AAACCTGGAGGAATCATTGCTCTCCTTGATGAAGCTTg CATGTTTCCGAAGTCAACTCATGAAACATTTGCAAACAAGCTTTATCAAACATTTAAGAATAACAAGCGCTTTATTAAGCCAAAATTGTCTCGAACAGATTTCACAATTGCTCATTATGCTGGGGAG GTATTATACCAGTCTGACCAATTCTTAGACAAAAACAAGGATTATGTGGTTCCTGAACATCAAGATTTATTGAGTGCTTCCAAATGTTCTTTTGTATCTGGCCTTTTTCCTCCACTTCCAGAAGAGACATCAAAATCTTCCAAATTTTCTTCAATTGGTTCTCGTTTTAAG CTACAACTACAAAGCCTGATGGACACATTAAATTCTACAGAACCCCATTACATTAGATGTGTGAAACCAAACAACCAACTCAAGCCTGCAATTTTTGAGAATGTCAATATTATGCAACAACTTCGCTGTGGT GGTGTTTTGGAGGCAATCAGAATCAGTTGTGCTGGCTACCCTACTCGTCGTGCTTTCTTTGAATTTATAAACAGATTTGGCATCCTTGCTACAGAGGCCATGGAAGCAAA CTGTGATGAAAAGACTGGTTGCCAAAAGATTTTGGAAAAGATGGGGCTTCAAGGATATCAG ATTGGAAAAACAAAGGTATTCTTGCGAGCAGGTCAGATGGCTGAACTAGATGCACGGAGAGCTCAAGTACTTAGTAATGCAGCAAAAGTTATCCAACGGCGTATACGAACTCATCAAGCTCGTAAACATTATCTTGCATTGCGAAAGAAGAGCATATATGTGCAGTCTCGGTGGAGAG GAAGACTTGCATGTAAACTCTATGAGCACTTGAGAAGGGAGGCTGCTGCTAGGAAAATTCAAAAGAACGTACGCAGATATGAAGCTAGGAAAGCCTATAAAGAACTTCATGTGTCAGCACTTACACTGCAAACAGCTATAAGGGCCATTGCTGCCCGCAATAAATTCAGATTTAGGAAGCAGACTAAAGCTTCCATTATTATTCAG GCTTGGTGGCGGTGCCACAAAGCTGCCATATATTATAAGAGGCTTAGTAGAGGTGCAATAGTTACACAATGCAGATGGAGGGGGCGCATAGCCAGGAAAGAACTTAGGAAACTGAAAATG GCTGCAAGAGAAACTGGTGcccttcaagaagcaaaggataAACTAGAAAAACGAGTGGAGGAACTCACTTGGCGTCTCCAACTAGAAAAAGGTTTAAGG ACCAATCTGGAAGAATCCAAAGCACAGGAGATAGCAAAAGTGCAGAATTCATTGCAGGAGATGCAGAACAAATTTGAAGAAACTAATGCTCTGCTCATCAAAGAGCGAGAGAATGTGAAGAAAGTTGTTGAAGAAGCACCTCCCGTCATTAAAGAAACACAAGTTATTGTTGAAGATACACAGAAGATTGAGACACTGACTGCAGAAGTTGAGAGCCTAAAG ACTTCACTCAAGTCAGAGAAACAGAAAGCTGATGACTTTGAAAGAAAATACAACGAAGCCCAAGTTTGTAGCGAAGAAAGAGGTAAAAAACTGGAAGACACGGAGAAGAAGACACGTCAGCTTCAAGAATCACTGACTAG GCTAGAGGAGAAGATCACTAATTTAGAATCAGAGAATCAGGTTCTACGTCAACAAGCTGTGTCCATGGCACCTAATAAGTTCCTTTCAGGACGTTCAAGATCAGTTGTCCAG AGAACTGAAAGTGGTCATATTGTACCGGAAGCAAAGACAACTCTG CCTAGTCAGGAAATGCATAGCACATCAATGCACCGGAGGGAACCCTCTGACGGCTTGGATGACAAACCACAAAAGTCACTAAATGAGAAACAACAGGAGAATCAAGAGTTACTCATTAGATGTATTGCACAACATCTAGGCTATGCTGGGAACAGACCAATTGCTGCCTGTATCATATACAAATGCCTCTTGCACTGGCGATCATTTGAAGTTGAGCGTACTAGCGTTTTTGACCGTATCATCCAAACTATTGGCCATGCAATTGAG ACCCAGGATAACAATGATATCTTGGCTTATTGGTTATCCAATGCCTCTACACTTCTCTTGTTACTCCAGCGCACGCTCAAGGCTAGTGGTGCTGCTGGAATGGCTCCACAACGCCGTCGTTCTTCATCAGCAACCCTGTTTGGGAGGATGACTCAA AGTTTCCGTGGAGCACCAGCTGGAGTCAATCTTTCCCTAATAAATGGTAACACAAGCAGAGGAGTAGATACATTAAGACAAGTTGAAGCCAAGTACCCAGCTCTGCTTTTCAAACAACAGCTTACAGCATATGTGGAAAAGATATATGGAATGATTCGTGATAATTTGAAGAAAGAAATTTCTCCCTTGCTTGGATTATGCATCCAG GCACCGAGAACATCCAGAGCAAGCCTTGTTAAGGGATCATCACGTTCAGTAGCAAACACCGAAGCACAACGCGCTTTGATTGCTCACTGGCAGGGGATAGTGAAGAGCTTAGGAAACTTTCTAAATACTTTGAAAGCAAATCAT GTTCCTCCATTTTTAGTTCGTAAGGTGTTCAcacaaattttttctttcatcaatGTACAATTATTCAATAG TCTTCTTTTAAGACGGGAATGCTGCTCATTTAGTAATGGAGAATATGTCAAAGCTGGTTTGGCTGAATTGGAGCATTGGTGTTATAAGGCAACAGATGAG tATGCAGGTTCAGCCTGGGATGAGCTCAAACATATTAGACAAGCTATTGGATTTCTG GTCATACATCAGAAACCAAAGAAAACATTGGATGAAATAAGCCATGACCTGTGCCCA GTCCTTAGTATACAGCAGCTATATCGGATAAGCACCATGTATTGGGATGACAAATATGGAACGCATAGTGTGTCCTCCGAT GTCATATCCAATATGAGAGTGTTGATGACTGAAGATTCAAATAATGCAGTTAGTAATTCTTTCCTGTTGGATGATGATTCAAG CATTCCGTTTTCTGTTGATGACATATCGAAATCAATGGAACAGATAGATATCGCAGATATAGAGCCCCCGCCTCTAATTCGTGAAAACTCTGGCTTTAGCTTTTTGTTGCCACGTCCAGATTGA